The genomic region AGCGGCAAATCAAGTCAGTTAGCTGTTTTATTATGTGTTGGATAAATATGTTACATCCTTTTAAGTGTAATGAAGATGATAGTTTTTTCATATTTGTGACTTCTACCTTTAATGGCACAGCTATAAAACTTGTAGTGGGAATGAAAAAACTAGATGAAAACTCTACAACTTCATCTTGTGCAGATGCGACAATTCTACAAGGTATACTCCAAAGATCAAATTGGTCAGATGCTGTCTGACCAAAAATAGGGGAATTAAAACATCAAGATATTGGACAGATGCAGATGTATGTTAACTATTGTGATAGAGAAGTCAAGCTGCCAGAAGAAAATGCTACAATAGGGATTATTTTATGCAAAGATAAGAAGCAAGCCATACCAGATTGCCTCTCTAATATGAAAGATGTTTTAGATGCAGAATCACTATCTACTCTTGTTGGTGATAGAGAAGATGCTATTATACTAGACAACCCTAAGAAATCTAAAGAAAATAATATACATGAAAAGAATATCCAAACCATATGTTAAGAGTAGATATACGCTGACTGATATATTTATAATGCAGTATAGTACATTGAATTTGGTTAAAAATAAACATAAATACTAATTATAAGCCTAATAGCAAGCTTTTTTATGTGATTGCTTTGCCTAATGAATTGATTATCGCCTAAAGTGATGGTATAATTAGGAGAAAGAAAAGGAGGTAGGTGAATGAGATTTTTTGATTATACTACATTGAAAGATTATACGTGGGATAGTGAGTTATTAGGTCTGGTTGCACAAATACATGAATACAAAGGTAGGCAAGAACTTTATTTAAAGCAAAAACCCCAATCATTGGATAAGTTGATCGAAATTGCTAAAATTCAAAGTACAGAGGCTTCTAATAAAATTGAAGGTATTGTTACAACAAGCACACGAGTAAAACAGTTGATGTTAGAAAAAACGACTCCTCAAAATAGAGATGAAGAAGAAATAATAGGGTATCGTGATGTACTTAATACAATTCACGAAAGTTATGAATATATTCCTATTCGTTCTTCTTATATTTTACAACTTCATAGAGATTTATATAAATACTCAGAAAAATCAATTGGAGGAAGATTTAAAAATACGCAAAATGTTATTGCTGAGACGAGCTTAGATGGAACGCAAAAGGTTCGATTTATGCCACTTCCACCTCATGAAACCAAAGCAGCAATTGATGCTATTTGTGAGAGCTTTAATAGTGTAATTGATTCTTGTGTAATTGATCCGTTAGTTTTAATTCCTATTTTTATTAATGACTTCTTGTGTATTCATCCATTTAATGATGGTAATGGTCGTATGTCGAGACTTCTTACAACATTATTGTTATACCGCAGTGGTTATGTGGTTGGTAGATATATAAGTTTAGAGAGTAAGATAGAAAAAACGAAAATGAAATATTATGATGTGCTTGAGGAATGTGGTATAAATTGGCACGAAAATACAAATGATCCGGTACCTTTTATAAAATATATACTTGGTATTATTCTTGCGGCTTATCGAGATTTTGAAATGAGGGTAGATTATGTAGATGAAAAACTCCCAGCGATAGAGCAAGTTAGAAAAGCTGTTAGCAATAAACTTGGTAAGTTTACAAAGAGCGAAATAATGGAATTCGTTCCTTCTATAGGAAAAGCATCTATTGAAAATTCTTTAAAAACACTTACAGAAGAAGGTTTTATAACTCGTCATGGAAAGGGAAAAGCTACATTTTATACTAGAAATGATATGTAATTATTAAGAATGTGGGCTAGAATAAGTACATATTTGTCTTAACAGTCCAACAAAACACCAATGCTCTAAGTTAACAGCGTTATTTGATTGGATATTAGAGATTTTGATAAGGAGAGATTATGAAAAAAAATTATAAATATATATTATGGGATATAGATGATACACTTATTGATTTTAAAAGTTCAGAAAAACAAGCTATTAAAAGTTGTTTTAAAGATTTTGGGGTTACTTTAACAGATGAAGATATTGAAATATATTCCAATATAAATCATAACTATTGGGAGTTATTAGCAAAACAAAAAATAGAAAAAGAAACGATGTTAAACCAAAGATTTGAAGACTTCATTCAATATTTATCTTTAGAGAATTTAGATTGCAAAACAATTAACACCCTATATCAAGAAAGACTTGGCGATTATGCCATCTTGTTTAAAGACGCATTTGAACTTTGTACAAAGTTCAAAAGTAACAAAAAACAATATGCAGTTACTAATGGTACCGTTATAGCCCAAAATAAAAAATTAAATAAAACAGGATTAAGAGAATTATTAGACGAAGTATTTATTTCTGATGAAGTTGGATATCAAAAACCAGATATAAGATTTTTCCAACATGTCTTTCATGAAATTCCCGATTTTAATCCTGAAAAAGCAATTATGATAGGAGATTCTTTATCTAGTGATATGCTAGGAGCAAATAATGCTAAAATAGATTGTTGTTGGTTTAATCCAAATGGGAATCTCAATAAAGATAAAGCTATTCAAATTAATTATGAAATAAAAGAATTAAAAGAATTACTGAAGATTATCGAATAGAGATAAGTTAGAAGATTTTTTTCATGTTTGCATTATGTGTAGAAAATGTTTTTCATGCCTTATTTTTTGTAGTTAATACCAAAAAGGTTGTTGCAAGTAAATTGCTATGATAGTATTTGTGCAAAGAAGGGGGAATACTATGATTTATTTAGCTGCAGATACACATGGAATGCATGATTTGGATAAAATCAGAAGCTTCTTTGACAAAGTTCAACAAAAAACAAAAGTAACAAAAGATGATTATTTAATCATCTTAGGTGATATAGGAATATGTTTTAGTAGTAAAGTGAATAAGAAGACTATTCGTCAATCCTTACAAACATTACCGATTACCATCTTATTTATTAATGGTGTTTATGAAAATGCTGAAATGATTAAAACATATCCTTCTAAGTTATGGAATGGTGGTATTGTATATGATTTAGGAGATGATATTTTACATTTAACAAGAGGTCAATTGTTTACTATTGAAGGAAAAACAATTTTCACTTTTGGAGGGGGAAACTTAATTGATCAATTGTATTGTGTAGAAGGAGGAAGTTGGTGTCAACAAAATACTTTAAAAGAAGAGTTTGAAGCAGGAATGAAAAGATTGTTAGAAGCTAATTTTAAAGTAGATTATATTCTTACACATACAGTGCCAACACAATTAGTATATGAATTAAATACTCCTATTCTTTTAGGAGAAGAAGTATTACAAGACTATTTACAAGAAATAGCAGATATTACTTCTTTTAAGCAATGGTTTTTTAGTCATGGACAAAAGGATATGAATATTCATGATATATATATTGGTTTATGGGATCATATTTTTACCTTAGAATAGGGCTGAATCGTTTTTCAGCCTTTTATATGGATGATAAAAAGAAGAAATGATAATGTAAAGAAGAGGTGGAATATGAAAAAATATAAAGCAATTATTTATGATATTGATGGAACTGTATTAGATACTTTAAAGATGAATATGGTTCCATTAAAAAAGATAATTGAAGAAGAATTAGGACAAACGTGGACTTATCAAGAAGTACTAAAATACGCAAGCTATCCAGGTATGAAAGTGATGGAAGAATTGCAGATAGAAAATAAAGAAGAAGTATATACAAGGTGGGTAGAGTATGTTAATAATTACCCAGATAAAGCCCAAATCTATCCTGGTATGTTAGAGGTGTTTCAAGCGTTGCAAGGGAATGTAGTACAAGCTGTAATGACTTCTAAAAAAAGAGCCCAATATCAAATTGATATGGTGGAACAAGGATATGATGATTATATAAGTGTATCGATTGTTAGTGAAGATACAAAGTTACATAAACCAGATCCACAACCTATATTAGCGTGTATACAGGCACTGGGGTTACCAAAAGAAGAAGTGATTTATATTGGTGATGCTTATAGTGATTATTTATGTTGTCATAAAGCAGGAGTTGATTTTGGATTGGCGTTATGGGGAGCGATTGATAAGGAAGGGATGGAAGATAGTACGTATCTATTAGAAAATCCTACTGATATTTTAAATATTTTCTAAGGGTTACAATTTTCGTTTATTTTTTCACAATATTTATGAAATAATGATTGTGATAGTCTTTATTTTTTGGTAGAATGTCTAACAATAGTAAGTACTACTAGGGAGAGACGCTCCGCAAAATAGATTTATATTTTAATAAGGGGGACAATTCTATGTATTGTAAAAATTGTGGAAACGAGTTAGTGGAAGGCGCTAAAGTATGTATATGCTGTGGTGACGAACAAGAAGAACAAGAAGAAGCATCAACAAAAGAACAATAAATTAGAAATAAAAAAAGGCCTAGGCCTTTTTTTAGTCTATATAACCAACTTCTTGTAAGAATTCTTTTGCTACTACAGCAGAATCTTTTCCATCATCAGTGACATAACCATTTAATGTACGCATTATTTCATCATCTAATAGTGCAATCACTTCATCGATAATAGTTGCTACTTCAGGATATGTATAATATACATATTCATTAGCGACAGCGACTAGATTATAAGGAGGGAAGAAGTTTAAATCATCTTCTAACACTACTAAACCATATTTCTCAATTAAACTATCTGTTGCAAATGCAACAATAACATCTACTTCATCACTATCAATAGCAGTATACATTAATGTTCCAGAGAAGTTATAAACATTATTGAAATACATATTATAAGTATCTTGAATACCTAATAAACCATCTTCTCTTACTGCAAACTCTGGAGTACTTCCTAAATCTAAACGACTAGATATTTTAGCCAAATCAGAGAAAGTTTCTAAATCATATTGTTCAGCAAGTTCAGCACTAACTGCTAAACAATACGTATTATTTATATCAAAAGCATCATAAGTATAGATCCCATCAGCTTCTAATTGAGCAGATACATAATCATAAACTTCTTCACTAGTATCACCAGTTTGATAAGTTTCACCTAATACAGTAGAAAGTAATGTTCCTGTATAATCAGGATAGATATCAATTTCACCACTATTTAATGCTTCATAGGCAATCATAGTACCACCTAATCCCATTGTTCTTTCCACTGTTAAATCAGTCTTTTGTTCAATTGCTTCTGCAATCATATTCCCAATAATTCTACCTTCCGTAGCTTCTTTTGAACCAATAACAATATCAGCATCTTGTGAAAAGTAAGAGAAACCAAACATACCAATAATAATTGCAAAAATAAGACCACCACTAGCTAATGTTTGTTTACGAGCTCTTTTTAAATTATCAATCGCACTTTGTGATAAATTAGCAGCTGTTAATTGTAAACTAACAGGAGTTACCGCTTTTTCCACTTTATTCATTAAAAAATCCATTGTCAAAGCTAACACACAAGCAGGGATAGCACCAGCTAAAATCATCGCACTATTATCAGTTTGAATACCTGAAATAACAAGTGATCCTAATACATCAGCACCAATATAAGCAGCAATAGTCATTAAACCAACCGCTGTTACAGTAGAAATACGAATCCCAGCCATAATAACAGGTAACGCTAGAGGTATTTGTACTTTTGATAAAATTTGCCAACGAGTCATCCCAATACCTTTTGCAGCTTCTAAAGTATCTGGATTAATACTAGATAAACCAGTATATGTATTTTTTAAAATAGGCATTAAAGAATATAACACAACCATAAAGATAGCTGTAGAAGCTCCAATCCCAAAATAAGGAACAATAAATCCTAAGATAGCTAAACTAGGAATCGCTTGGATTAAATTAGCGAAACTTAATACAGGTTTATCTAAATGCTTAAAATTAAAGATAATGATTCCTAATGGAACACCAATAAAAATAGCTACAACCACTGCAATCATAGTATATTGAATATGATTATAAAACAAACCACAAATATAAGCGAAGTTCGTAGTAAAATAATCTAAGAAACTATTAAACATGATGAATACCCTCCACATCTATATATTGTTGAGAAAGTGTTGTTACTAAAGTACTAGTAGTTACTAGTCCTTTTAATAGATTATTCTCATCTACAACAGGGATACTAGTAGATTGATGTTCACGAACTTTTGTTAGTAACTCTACAATATTATCATATGGATGAGCAATTACTTTTGGAACTTTCACTAAATTACGAATAGGTTGTGATTTATCCTCACATTGAACCATCGATCTAGCACTAACAACTCCTTTAAACTTACCATCATCCCCAATAACTAAAATAGTATCTACTTTACGTAAACGCATATTTTCAATTACCTTCAATACAGGTACTTCTGTAAATGTCGTAACAGGTGTTGTCACCATAATATCTTGAGCACGAATAAATTCTGGATTACTCCAAATACGATTCTTCCCAACAAAATTAGAAACAAATTCATTAATTGGATTTTTTAAAATATTTTCAGGTATATCATATTGTACAATACTACCATCTTTCATAATACATATACGATCAGCAATCTTAACCGCTTCATCCATATCATGAGTAACAAAGACAATCGTTTTCTTTACCTTTGCTTGTAGATTTACTAACTCATCCTGTAATTGTTGACGAGTAATTGGATCTACTGCAGAAAATGGTTCATCCATTAAAATAATATCAGGATTTGTTGCAAAAGCACGTGCAACCCCAACCCTTTGATTTTGTCCTCCAGATAATTGAACTGGATAACGATTTTTAAAGTCTTCTGGATCTAAACTAACCATTGTTAAAAGGTTCTTACTAATAGCGTCACACTCTTCATCCGACTTTTTTTCTAACCTAGGAATAATCTCTATGTTTTCTTTAATTGTCATGTGTGGAAATAAACCTGTTTGTTGGATTACATACCCAATATTACGTCTTAAAGCAATTGGATCTTGTCCTGCAATATCTTCTTCTTTAATATAAATGGTACCCCCAGATGGTTGTATTAATTTATTAATCATTTTTAGTGTTGTTGTTTTACCACATCCAGATGGCCCAATTAAAACAACAATTTCACCAGCGTTAATCTCAAAACTGATATCATTTAAGACCATCGTGTTTTTATAACTTTTTGAAATATTTTCAAATCTTATCATCTAACCCCTCCTTTTCTTCTTTTCATCATATCATATATTGAATATAATGACTACTCAATGAATATAGCACCAAAATGTTAAATTACTATGTATTCTATATAATAATGTTGTATAATAAGAAAAAAGGTGGAATAATGATGATAAAATGTGAAAGTTGTGGTGCATCATTTGATGAATTAGAACCAGTTTGTCCATATTGTGGGACTTTAAATTATATTGGTGCAAGTCAAGAATATTATCAAAAACTAGATAAAATAAAAGATGATTTAGAAGATATTCCAGATCAACAAAAAGAATTATATATTGATGTTGCAAAAGATACTGGTAAAAAGACAATGAAATATATTGTTATTGCTATTGGGATTGTTTGTGTTTTAGGGGCTTGCCTTTATTTTATGACACAAGATCGTTCATCTTATGATATGGCTGATGTGCTGAATTGGCAGTTAGAAAATTATGCTACATTGGATGAATTGTATGAACAAGGAGATTATGATAGTATTGTAGATTTTCAATATTCTTTAACAGAAAGTGATTATGATAAAGGCTATTCTTTAATGGATTGGGAACATTATGATTTTATGAATTGTTATGAAGCATATTATTATGTAATGATTATAAAAGAAAATGATGAGATAACAGGGGAGTTTATTGCTGATTTAGGTTTCTTGCTGTATCGTAGTTTGGAAATACGTTTTTCTTTAGAACAATATACATTTAGTGAAGAAGAATATGCATTGTTGGAAATTTATTATTTAGAAGCTTATGATTATATAGTAAATGATTTAGGAATACCGGCAGAAGATATAGAAGTGATTTATGAAGAATCGGTGGATTATGAATATTTTTCGTTAATCCCTTCATATGATTATGCAGAGAGTTTGGGAGGATAGTAGATGAAATGTAAACATTGTGGTTCGAATCTAACAATTGATGCGCGTTATTGTGCATATTGTGGTAATGAGAATCCTTATTTTAAAAAGCATCGTGAAGAAATGCAAGAATATCATGATGAGTATGTAGACACAAAAGAAGAAGTATTACAAGATACTAGAAAGTTTAAACATGTAACGATTAAAACTACCATTATTGCTATTTTAGTAGCTTTCAATTTAATAGTTATTGTTTTGGAATTAAATGTGTACGAGATAGAAAAATGGGTAGATTCTATGTATGTATCTGCACATAAAAC from Tannockella kyphosi harbors:
- a CDS encoding DUF1016 domain-containing protein yields the protein MYVNYCDREVKLPEENATIGIILCKDKKQAIPDCLSNMKDVLDAESLSTLVGDREDAIILDNPKKSKENNIHEKNIQTIC
- a CDS encoding Fic family protein → MRFFDYTTLKDYTWDSELLGLVAQIHEYKGRQELYLKQKPQSLDKLIEIAKIQSTEASNKIEGIVTTSTRVKQLMLEKTTPQNRDEEEIIGYRDVLNTIHESYEYIPIRSSYILQLHRDLYKYSEKSIGGRFKNTQNVIAETSLDGTQKVRFMPLPPHETKAAIDAICESFNSVIDSCVIDPLVLIPIFINDFLCIHPFNDGNGRMSRLLTTLLLYRSGYVVGRYISLESKIEKTKMKYYDVLEECGINWHENTNDPVPFIKYILGIILAAYRDFEMRVDYVDEKLPAIEQVRKAVSNKLGKFTKSEIMEFVPSIGKASIENSLKTLTEEGFITRHGKGKATFYTRNDM
- a CDS encoding YjjG family noncanonical pyrimidine nucleotidase — translated: MKKNYKYILWDIDDTLIDFKSSEKQAIKSCFKDFGVTLTDEDIEIYSNINHNYWELLAKQKIEKETMLNQRFEDFIQYLSLENLDCKTINTLYQERLGDYAILFKDAFELCTKFKSNKKQYAVTNGTVIAQNKKLNKTGLRELLDEVFISDEVGYQKPDIRFFQHVFHEIPDFNPEKAIMIGDSLSSDMLGANNAKIDCCWFNPNGNLNKDKAIQINYEIKELKELLKIIE
- a CDS encoding metallophosphoesterase, which gives rise to MIYLAADTHGMHDLDKIRSFFDKVQQKTKVTKDDYLIILGDIGICFSSKVNKKTIRQSLQTLPITILFINGVYENAEMIKTYPSKLWNGGIVYDLGDDILHLTRGQLFTIEGKTIFTFGGGNLIDQLYCVEGGSWCQQNTLKEEFEAGMKRLLEANFKVDYILTHTVPTQLVYELNTPILLGEEVLQDYLQEIADITSFKQWFFSHGQKDMNIHDIYIGLWDHIFTLE
- a CDS encoding HAD family hydrolase; this encodes MKKYKAIIYDIDGTVLDTLKMNMVPLKKIIEEELGQTWTYQEVLKYASYPGMKVMEELQIENKEEVYTRWVEYVNNYPDKAQIYPGMLEVFQALQGNVVQAVMTSKKRAQYQIDMVEQGYDDYISVSIVSEDTKLHKPDPQPILACIQALGLPKEEVIYIGDAYSDYLCCHKAGVDFGLALWGAIDKEGMEDSTYLLENPTDILNIF
- a CDS encoding glycine betaine ABC transporter substrate-binding protein; this encodes MFNSFLDYFTTNFAYICGLFYNHIQYTMIAVVVAIFIGVPLGIIIFNFKHLDKPVLSFANLIQAIPSLAILGFIVPYFGIGASTAIFMVVLYSLMPILKNTYTGLSSINPDTLEAAKGIGMTRWQILSKVQIPLALPVIMAGIRISTVTAVGLMTIAAYIGADVLGSLVISGIQTDNSAMILAGAIPACVLALTMDFLMNKVEKAVTPVSLQLTAANLSQSAIDNLKRARKQTLASGGLIFAIIIGMFGFSYFSQDADIVIGSKEATEGRIIGNMIAEAIEQKTDLTVERTMGLGGTMIAYEALNSGEIDIYPDYTGTLLSTVLGETYQTGDTSEEVYDYVSAQLEADGIYTYDAFDINNTYCLAVSAELAEQYDLETFSDLAKISSRLDLGSTPEFAVREDGLLGIQDTYNMYFNNVYNFSGTLMYTAIDSDEVDVIVAFATDSLIEKYGLVVLEDDLNFFPPYNLVAVANEYVYYTYPEVATIIDEVIALLDDEIMRTLNGYVTDDGKDSAVVAKEFLQEVGYID
- a CDS encoding betaine/proline/choline family ABC transporter ATP-binding protein (Members of the family are the ATP-binding subunit of ABC transporters for substrates such as betaine, L-proline or other amino acids, choline, carnitine, etc. The substrate specificity is best determined from the substrate-binding subunit, rather than this subunit, as it interacts with the permease subunit and not with substrate directly.), whose product is MIRFENISKSYKNTMVLNDISFEINAGEIVVLIGPSGCGKTTTLKMINKLIQPSGGTIYIKEEDIAGQDPIALRRNIGYVIQQTGLFPHMTIKENIEIIPRLEKKSDEECDAISKNLLTMVSLDPEDFKNRYPVQLSGGQNQRVGVARAFATNPDIILMDEPFSAVDPITRQQLQDELVNLQAKVKKTIVFVTHDMDEAVKIADRICIMKDGSIVQYDIPENILKNPINEFVSNFVGKNRIWSNPEFIRAQDIMVTTPVTTFTEVPVLKVIENMRLRKVDTILVIGDDGKFKGVVSARSMVQCEDKSQPIRNLVKVPKVIAHPYDNIVELLTKVREHQSTSIPVVDENNLLKGLVTTSTLVTTLSQQYIDVEGIHHV
- a CDS encoding zinc ribbon domain-containing protein, with amino-acid sequence MMIKCESCGASFDELEPVCPYCGTLNYIGASQEYYQKLDKIKDDLEDIPDQQKELYIDVAKDTGKKTMKYIVIAIGIVCVLGACLYFMTQDRSSYDMADVLNWQLENYATLDELYEQGDYDSIVDFQYSLTESDYDKGYSLMDWEHYDFMNCYEAYYYVMIIKENDEITGEFIADLGFLLYRSLEIRFSLEQYTFSEEEYALLEIYYLEAYDYIVNDLGIPAEDIEVIYEESVDYEYFSLIPSYDYAESLGG